One stretch of Streptomyces sp. 135 DNA includes these proteins:
- a CDS encoding TerB family tellurite resistance protein — protein sequence MLPERGLNGRKARISARPVSRGRALCRRVVGMHTAWDAVGDGEFFCPACGGDRNYQRLTGRRRFVLLGLPLVPRGAAGPVVQCAACQDLFDPDVLDHPTTTRLSAMLRDAVHTVVLAVLSTGGAATRAALDTAVGTLRAAGYDDCTEEQLVALVDALAADTGRATEPDCGPGLAIELHEALGPLAPHLAPAGREALLLQGARIALADGPYTPAERDVLATAGCALTICSEDVTRLLVAARTPS from the coding sequence GTGCTGCCAGAACGGGGACTGAACGGCCGGAAAGCCCGCATCTCCGCCAGGCCCGTCTCACGCGGGCGGGCCCTGTGCCGGCGGGTGGTCGGAATGCACACCGCCTGGGACGCCGTCGGCGACGGCGAGTTCTTCTGCCCCGCCTGCGGCGGCGACCGCAACTACCAGCGGCTCACCGGACGGCGCCGCTTCGTCCTGCTCGGCCTGCCCCTCGTGCCGCGCGGCGCCGCGGGACCCGTCGTCCAGTGCGCCGCCTGCCAGGACCTCTTCGACCCCGACGTCCTGGACCACCCCACCACCACGCGGCTCTCCGCGATGCTGCGCGACGCCGTCCACACCGTGGTCCTCGCCGTCCTGTCCACGGGCGGCGCCGCCACGCGCGCCGCGCTCGACACGGCCGTCGGCACGCTGCGGGCCGCGGGCTACGACGACTGCACCGAGGAGCAGCTCGTCGCCCTCGTCGACGCGCTCGCCGCCGACACCGGCCGCGCCACCGAGCCCGACTGCGGCCCCGGCCTCGCCATCGAACTCCACGAGGCCCTCGGCCCCCTCGCCCCGCACCTCGCCCCCGCGGGACGCGAGGCGCTGCTCCTCCAGGGCGCCCGGATCGCCCTGGCCGACGGCCCCTACACCCCCGCCGAACGCGACGTCCTCGCCACGGCGGGCTGCGCGCTCACCATCTGCTCCGAGGACGTGACCCGGCTCCTCGTGGCGGCGCGTACGCCGTCCTGA